In a genomic window of Streptomyces sp. NBC_01231:
- a CDS encoding shikimate dehydrogenase, with protein sequence MRARAAETRRAAVLGKPIAHSLSPALHRAAYRELGLTDWSYDRFELDEAALPGFFSDLGPEWAGLSVTMPLKRAVIPLLDEISETAASVDTVNTVVFTEDGRRVGDNTDIPGMVAALREHGIEQVDSAAILGAGATASSALAALARICTGEVVAYVRSEARAAEMRQWGERLDIEVRTADWADAAQALRAPLVVATTPAGTTDALSSAVPERPATLFDVLYDPWPTALAARWSAYGGAVVSGLDLLVHQAVLQVEQMTGCNPAPLDAMRKAGEHALAAR encoded by the coding sequence ATGAGAGCTCGGGCAGCTGAGACCCGTCGGGCCGCGGTGCTCGGCAAGCCCATCGCCCACTCCCTCTCGCCGGCGCTGCATCGCGCCGCCTACCGGGAACTGGGTCTCACCGACTGGTCGTACGACCGGTTCGAGCTCGACGAGGCGGCCCTGCCGGGGTTCTTCTCGGACCTCGGTCCGGAGTGGGCCGGGCTGTCGGTGACCATGCCGTTGAAGCGGGCCGTCATCCCGTTGCTCGACGAGATCAGCGAGACCGCGGCCTCGGTGGACACGGTCAACACAGTCGTGTTCACCGAGGACGGACGCCGTGTCGGCGACAACACCGACATCCCCGGCATGGTCGCCGCCCTGCGGGAACACGGCATCGAACAGGTCGACTCCGCAGCCATCCTCGGCGCCGGCGCCACCGCCTCCTCCGCGCTCGCCGCACTGGCTCGTATCTGCACCGGCGAGGTCGTCGCCTACGTCCGCAGCGAGGCTCGCGCCGCCGAGATGCGGCAGTGGGGAGAACGGCTCGACATCGAGGTGCGGACGGCGGACTGGGCGGACGCCGCACAGGCCCTGCGCGCCCCGCTCGTTGTCGCCACCACCCCGGCCGGGACCACCGACGCGCTCTCCTCGGCGGTGCCGGAACGGCCCGCCACCCTCTTCGACGTGCTCTACGACCCGTGGCCGACGGCCCTCGCGGCCCGCTGGTCGGCGTACGGCGGGGCCGTCGTCAGCGGCCTCGACCTCCTGGTGCACCAGGCGGTGCTCCAGGTGGAGCAGATGACGGGGTGCAACCCGGCTCCGCTGGACGCCATGCGCAAGGCCGGCGAGCACGCGCTCGCCGCCCGCTAG
- the mltG gene encoding endolytic transglycosylase MltG, translating to MTEYGRGEGSEPWHPEDPLYGDGWDGQQAPTGRQSPYGGQPQQYPEQPQPQYDNGGWGNGQQAAYGQAQQQYQNQQQYGEQQPYDGQQQYDQQQYAAQQHQQQYPNQQGQQQYQNQQQYESQQQYGNQQNQQQYGNGGWDSGTHPNVPYTDASDPYGHMAYGGEQSDPYGTPDAYPPPEPPARRAAEPEPPRTDWDPGPDQGEHAFFAGDDGDDGDDESDDRRGRGDRRGKSGGKEKKRRSGCACLVVLLVFGGGLGGVGYFGYQFYKDRFGSAPDYAGDGTSEMVTVVIPKGAFGSDIGVALKKAGVVKSVDAFVAAQEENSKGKTLQAGAYLLKTQMSAASAVEMMLDPESQNNVLVRPGERNLKVYEAIDQQLELSSGATQKAAEKKYKSLGLPDWANDNTDIKDPLEGFLYPGTYPAAKGMKPETVLKPMVAQAAKKYEQYGLSSKAKALKLDNPLQVLTVASLIQAEGKTEDDFRKMAEVVYNRLNLANPETYGLLQFDSTFNYLQKESNIDISESEINSNKDPYNTYTRKGLPPGPIDNPGDQAIKAALNPTDDGWYYFVATDGVNKTEFAKTHAQFQKLKDKFNESSGS from the coding sequence ATGACTGAGTATGGCCGGGGCGAAGGCTCCGAACCGTGGCATCCGGAGGACCCGTTGTACGGGGACGGATGGGACGGACAGCAGGCGCCCACGGGCCGGCAGTCCCCCTACGGCGGCCAGCCGCAGCAGTATCCGGAGCAGCCGCAGCCGCAGTACGACAATGGTGGCTGGGGCAACGGTCAGCAGGCCGCCTACGGTCAGGCGCAGCAGCAGTACCAGAACCAGCAGCAGTACGGAGAGCAGCAGCCGTACGACGGCCAGCAGCAGTACGACCAGCAGCAGTACGCGGCCCAGCAGCACCAACAGCAGTATCCGAACCAGCAGGGCCAGCAGCAGTACCAGAACCAGCAGCAGTACGAGAGCCAGCAGCAGTACGGGAACCAGCAGAACCAGCAGCAGTACGGCAACGGCGGCTGGGACAGCGGCACGCATCCGAACGTCCCGTACACCGACGCGTCGGACCCGTACGGACACATGGCGTACGGCGGGGAACAGTCCGACCCCTACGGCACCCCGGACGCCTACCCCCCGCCGGAGCCGCCCGCACGTCGGGCCGCCGAGCCCGAGCCTCCCAGGACTGACTGGGACCCCGGCCCCGACCAGGGCGAACACGCCTTCTTCGCGGGCGACGACGGGGATGACGGCGACGACGAGTCGGATGACCGCCGTGGACGTGGTGACCGGCGGGGCAAGAGCGGCGGCAAGGAGAAGAAGCGCCGTAGCGGCTGCGCGTGTCTGGTGGTCCTGCTGGTGTTCGGCGGCGGACTGGGCGGAGTCGGATATTTCGGCTACCAGTTCTACAAGGATCGTTTCGGCTCGGCCCCGGACTACGCGGGGGACGGCACCAGCGAAATGGTCACCGTCGTGATCCCCAAGGGCGCCTTCGGATCCGACATCGGGGTGGCACTGAAGAAGGCGGGCGTGGTCAAGAGCGTCGACGCGTTCGTCGCCGCTCAGGAGGAGAACTCCAAGGGAAAGACGCTTCAGGCCGGTGCCTATCTCCTGAAGACGCAGATGTCCGCCGCGAGTGCCGTCGAGATGATGCTGGATCCAGAGAGCCAGAACAACGTTCTGGTCAGGCCGGGCGAGCGAAATCTGAAGGTCTACGAGGCGATCGACCAGCAACTCGAGCTGTCTTCGGGCGCCACCCAGAAGGCCGCCGAGAAGAAGTACAAGAGCCTCGGCCTGCCGGACTGGGCGAACGACAACACTGACATAAAGGATCCGCTGGAAGGATTCCTCTACCCGGGAACCTATCCCGCCGCCAAGGGTATGAAGCCCGAAACGGTCCTGAAGCCGATGGTGGCGCAGGCCGCGAAGAAGTACGAGCAGTACGGCCTCTCGTCGAAGGCCAAGGCGCTGAAGCTGGACAACCCGCTGCAGGTCCTGACGGTGGCCAGCCTCATCCAGGCCGAGGGCAAGACCGAGGACGACTTCCGCAAGATGGCGGAGGTGGTCTACAACCGTCTGAACCTCGCGAACCCGGAGACCTACGGGCTGTTGCAGTTCGACTCGACCTTCAACTACCTGCAAAAAGAAAGCAACATCGACATCAGCGAGTCGGAGATCAACAGCAACAAGGACCCGTACAACACGTACACCCGGAAGGGCCTGCCGCCCGGACCGATCGACAATCCCGGTGACCAGGCGATCAAGGCGGCGCTGAATCCGACAGACGACGGCTGGTACTACTTCGTGGCGACCGACGGTGTGAACAAGACGGAATTCGCCAAGACGCACGCTCAATTCCAGAAGCTCAAGGACAAGTTCAATGAGAGCTCGGGCAGCTGA
- the ruvX gene encoding Holliday junction resolvase RuvX, with protein sequence MRRGRRLAIDVGDARIGVASCDPDGILATPVETVPGRDLPAAHRRLKQLVEEYEPIEVVVGLPRSLKGGEGPAAVKVRGFAQELAKGIAPVPVRLLDERMTTVTASQGLRASGVKTKKGRSVIDQAAAVIILQQALESERVSGKAPGEGVEVVI encoded by the coding sequence ATGCGCCGCGGTCGTCGACTCGCCATCGACGTCGGGGACGCCCGCATCGGGGTCGCCTCGTGCGACCCCGACGGGATCCTCGCCACTCCGGTGGAGACGGTCCCCGGGCGCGACCTCCCGGCAGCCCACCGCAGGCTGAAGCAGCTGGTCGAGGAGTACGAACCGATCGAGGTTGTCGTCGGCCTTCCCCGTTCCCTCAAGGGGGGCGAGGGCCCGGCTGCGGTAAAGGTTCGCGGTTTCGCCCAGGAGCTCGCGAAGGGCATCGCCCCGGTGCCGGTGAGACTCCTCGACGAGCGGATGACGACCGTGACGGCCAGTCAGGGACTGCGCGCCTCAGGCGTGAAGACCAAGAAGGGCAGATCGGTCATCGACCAGGCAGCAGCCGTGATCATCCTTCAACAGGCGCTGGAATCCGAACGAGTGTCAGGTAAAGCACCCGGCGAAGGCGTCGAAGTGGTCATCTGA